The following proteins are encoded in a genomic region of Heliangelus exortis chromosome 7, bHelExo1.hap1, whole genome shotgun sequence:
- the NUDT13 gene encoding NAD(P)H pyrophosphatase NUDT13, mitochondrial isoform X7, whose translation MAVVYQAVYRRTASLFCRLHSTYVRKMRYLNELKEDDTLCRQAQNSGTFFLFHNLSPFLQKVGKKYLVPQLSAAEMKRILKKFRETEQQIEKSVLIGCSDEHVPHFALDLGALDKSVIESELKGSFTDLRKALFIVDGKDSSLMASAQSLLRWHDSHQYCSKTGQPTQKNMAGSKRVCHASGITYYPQMSPVVITLVSDGSRCLLTRQPSFPKGMYTALSGFCDIGENVEEAVQREVAEEVGLEVESVWYSASQHWPFPSSSLMIACHSLVRAQEAEISMDSLELEEARWFGLEEVVEGLKRDHGSSKQDNVGSYFIERSEQLKIPLEAPFSPPVRV comes from the exons ATGGCTGTGGTTTATCAAGCAGTGTATAGAAGAACTGCTTCTCTCTTCTGCAGGTTACACTCTACCTATGTTAGAAAAATGAG aTACTTAAATGAGCTAAAAGAAGATGATACCCTTTGTAGACAAGCCCAGAATTCAGGaactttcttcctctttcacaATCTCTCCCCCTTCCTGCAAAAggttgggaaaaaatatttggtacCACAGCTCAGTGCAGCAG AGATGAAAAGGATCCTGAAGAAATTCAGAGAGACAGAACAGCAGATAGAGAAGTCAGTGCTGATTGGTTGTTCAGATGAGCACGTACCACACTTTGCCCTGGATTTAG gAGCCTTGGACAAATCAGTCATTGAATCTGAACTCAAGGGATCATTTACTGACTTACGAAAGGCTCTCTTCATAGTGGATGGGAAGGATTCTTCTTTGATGGCTTCG GCCCAGTCCCTTCTCCGGTGGCACGATTCCCACCAGTACTGCAGCAAAACTGGGCAGCCCACTCAGAAAAACATGGCTGGCAGCAAGCGTGTCTGCCATGCCAGTGGAATAACTTATTATCCACAG ATGTCTCCTGTGGTGATCACCTTGGTGTCTGATGGGAGCCGGTGCCTCCTCACACGACAGCCCTCATTTCCCAAGGGGATGTACACTGCTCTGTCAGGATTCTGTGACATAG GTGAAAATGTGGAGGAGGCAGTGCAGAGAGAGGTGGCAGAAGAGGTGGGCCTGGAGGTGGAGTCAGTCTGGTACTCAGCTTCTCAGCATTGGccctttcccagcagctccttaATGATTGCTTGTCACTCCTTGGTGAGGGCACAGGAGGCTGAG ATCAGTATGGACAGCCTGGAATTAGAAGAAGCCCGTTGGTTTGGCCTAGAGGAAGTTGTAGAGGGTCTCAAGAGAGACCATGGATCTTCAAAGCAAGACAATG tGGGCTCTTACTTCATTGAAAGATCTGAGCAGCTGAAAATACCTCTAGAGGCACCATTTTCCCCACCAGTAAGAGTGTGA
- the NUDT13 gene encoding NAD(P)H pyrophosphatase NUDT13, mitochondrial isoform X2, whose protein sequence is MAPGGAERSRLAVPLGGAGAAGSARGSGPLVLRGHRSFLPHGAQYSYLWVLVMAVVYQAVYRRTASLFCRLHSTYVRKMRYLNELKEDDTLCRQAQNSGTFFLFHNLSPFLQKVGKKYLVPQLSAAEMKRILKKFRETEQQIEKSVLIGCSDEHVPHFALDLGALDKSVIESELKGSFTDLRKALFIVDGKDSSLMASAQSLLRWHDSHQYCSKTGQPTQKNMAGSKRVCHASGITYYPQMSPVVITLVSDGSRCLLTRQPSFPKGMYTALSGFCDIGENVEEAVQREVAEEVGLEVESVWYSASQHWPFPSSSLMIACHSLVRAQEAEISMDSLELEEARWFGLEEVVEGLKRDHGSSKQDNVGSYFIERSEQLKIPLEAPFSPPVRV, encoded by the exons ATGGCTCCCGGTGGGGCAGAGCGGTCCCGCCTCGCCGTTCCGCTGGGTGGTGCGGGAGCGGCGGGGTCAGCGCGGGGCTCGGGGCCATTGGTGCTGCGGGGACACCGCTCCTTCCTCCCGCACGGAGCGCA ATACAGCTACCTGTGGGTGTTGGTTATGGCTGTGGTTTATCAAGCAGTGTATAGAAGAACTGCTTCTCTCTTCTGCAGGTTACACTCTACCTATGTTAGAAAAATGAG aTACTTAAATGAGCTAAAAGAAGATGATACCCTTTGTAGACAAGCCCAGAATTCAGGaactttcttcctctttcacaATCTCTCCCCCTTCCTGCAAAAggttgggaaaaaatatttggtacCACAGCTCAGTGCAGCAG AGATGAAAAGGATCCTGAAGAAATTCAGAGAGACAGAACAGCAGATAGAGAAGTCAGTGCTGATTGGTTGTTCAGATGAGCACGTACCACACTTTGCCCTGGATTTAG gAGCCTTGGACAAATCAGTCATTGAATCTGAACTCAAGGGATCATTTACTGACTTACGAAAGGCTCTCTTCATAGTGGATGGGAAGGATTCTTCTTTGATGGCTTCG GCCCAGTCCCTTCTCCGGTGGCACGATTCCCACCAGTACTGCAGCAAAACTGGGCAGCCCACTCAGAAAAACATGGCTGGCAGCAAGCGTGTCTGCCATGCCAGTGGAATAACTTATTATCCACAG ATGTCTCCTGTGGTGATCACCTTGGTGTCTGATGGGAGCCGGTGCCTCCTCACACGACAGCCCTCATTTCCCAAGGGGATGTACACTGCTCTGTCAGGATTCTGTGACATAG GTGAAAATGTGGAGGAGGCAGTGCAGAGAGAGGTGGCAGAAGAGGTGGGCCTGGAGGTGGAGTCAGTCTGGTACTCAGCTTCTCAGCATTGGccctttcccagcagctccttaATGATTGCTTGTCACTCCTTGGTGAGGGCACAGGAGGCTGAG ATCAGTATGGACAGCCTGGAATTAGAAGAAGCCCGTTGGTTTGGCCTAGAGGAAGTTGTAGAGGGTCTCAAGAGAGACCATGGATCTTCAAAGCAAGACAATG tGGGCTCTTACTTCATTGAAAGATCTGAGCAGCTGAAAATACCTCTAGAGGCACCATTTTCCCCACCAGTAAGAGTGTGA
- the NUDT13 gene encoding NAD(P)H pyrophosphatase NUDT13, mitochondrial isoform X6, with the protein MAPGGAERSRLAVPLGGAGAAGSARGSGPLVLRGHRSFLPHGAQYSYLWVLVMAVVYQAVYRRTASLFCRLHSTYVRKMRYLNELKEDDTLCRQAQNSGTFFLFHNLSPFLQKVGKKYLVPQLSAAEMKRILKKFRETEQQIEKSVLIGCSDEHVPHFALDLGALDKSVIESELKGSFTDLRKALFIVDGKDSSLMASAQSLLRWHDSHQYCSKTGQPTQKNMAGSKRVCHASGITYYPQMSPVVITLVSDGSRCLLTRQPSFPKGMYTALSGFCDIGENVEEAVQREVAEEVGLEVESVWYSASQHWPFPSSSLMIACHSLVRAQEAEWALTSLKDLSS; encoded by the exons ATGGCTCCCGGTGGGGCAGAGCGGTCCCGCCTCGCCGTTCCGCTGGGTGGTGCGGGAGCGGCGGGGTCAGCGCGGGGCTCGGGGCCATTGGTGCTGCGGGGACACCGCTCCTTCCTCCCGCACGGAGCGCA ATACAGCTACCTGTGGGTGTTGGTTATGGCTGTGGTTTATCAAGCAGTGTATAGAAGAACTGCTTCTCTCTTCTGCAGGTTACACTCTACCTATGTTAGAAAAATGAG aTACTTAAATGAGCTAAAAGAAGATGATACCCTTTGTAGACAAGCCCAGAATTCAGGaactttcttcctctttcacaATCTCTCCCCCTTCCTGCAAAAggttgggaaaaaatatttggtacCACAGCTCAGTGCAGCAG AGATGAAAAGGATCCTGAAGAAATTCAGAGAGACAGAACAGCAGATAGAGAAGTCAGTGCTGATTGGTTGTTCAGATGAGCACGTACCACACTTTGCCCTGGATTTAG gAGCCTTGGACAAATCAGTCATTGAATCTGAACTCAAGGGATCATTTACTGACTTACGAAAGGCTCTCTTCATAGTGGATGGGAAGGATTCTTCTTTGATGGCTTCG GCCCAGTCCCTTCTCCGGTGGCACGATTCCCACCAGTACTGCAGCAAAACTGGGCAGCCCACTCAGAAAAACATGGCTGGCAGCAAGCGTGTCTGCCATGCCAGTGGAATAACTTATTATCCACAG ATGTCTCCTGTGGTGATCACCTTGGTGTCTGATGGGAGCCGGTGCCTCCTCACACGACAGCCCTCATTTCCCAAGGGGATGTACACTGCTCTGTCAGGATTCTGTGACATAG GTGAAAATGTGGAGGAGGCAGTGCAGAGAGAGGTGGCAGAAGAGGTGGGCCTGGAGGTGGAGTCAGTCTGGTACTCAGCTTCTCAGCATTGGccctttcccagcagctccttaATGATTGCTTGTCACTCCTTGGTGAGGGCACAGGAGGCTGAG tGGGCTCTTACTTCATTGAAAGATCTGAGCAGCTGA
- the NUDT13 gene encoding NAD(P)H pyrophosphatase NUDT13, mitochondrial isoform X9 gives MAPGGAERSRLAVPLGGAGAAGSARGSGPLVLRGHRSFLPHGAQYSYLWVLVMAVVYQAVYRRTASLFCRLHSTYVRKMRYLNELKEDDTLCRQAQNSGTFFLFHNLSPFLQKVGKKYLVPQLSAAGALDKSVIESELKGSFTDLRKALFIVDGKDSSLMASAQSLLRWHDSHQYCSKTGQPTQKNMAGSKRVCHASGITYYPQMSPVVITLVSDGSRCLLTRQPSFPKGMYTALSGFCDIGENVEEAVQREVAEEVGLEVESVWYSASQHWPFPSSSLMIACHSLVRAQEAEWALTSLKDLSS, from the exons ATGGCTCCCGGTGGGGCAGAGCGGTCCCGCCTCGCCGTTCCGCTGGGTGGTGCGGGAGCGGCGGGGTCAGCGCGGGGCTCGGGGCCATTGGTGCTGCGGGGACACCGCTCCTTCCTCCCGCACGGAGCGCA ATACAGCTACCTGTGGGTGTTGGTTATGGCTGTGGTTTATCAAGCAGTGTATAGAAGAACTGCTTCTCTCTTCTGCAGGTTACACTCTACCTATGTTAGAAAAATGAG aTACTTAAATGAGCTAAAAGAAGATGATACCCTTTGTAGACAAGCCCAGAATTCAGGaactttcttcctctttcacaATCTCTCCCCCTTCCTGCAAAAggttgggaaaaaatatttggtacCACAGCTCAGTGCAGCAG gAGCCTTGGACAAATCAGTCATTGAATCTGAACTCAAGGGATCATTTACTGACTTACGAAAGGCTCTCTTCATAGTGGATGGGAAGGATTCTTCTTTGATGGCTTCG GCCCAGTCCCTTCTCCGGTGGCACGATTCCCACCAGTACTGCAGCAAAACTGGGCAGCCCACTCAGAAAAACATGGCTGGCAGCAAGCGTGTCTGCCATGCCAGTGGAATAACTTATTATCCACAG ATGTCTCCTGTGGTGATCACCTTGGTGTCTGATGGGAGCCGGTGCCTCCTCACACGACAGCCCTCATTTCCCAAGGGGATGTACACTGCTCTGTCAGGATTCTGTGACATAG GTGAAAATGTGGAGGAGGCAGTGCAGAGAGAGGTGGCAGAAGAGGTGGGCCTGGAGGTGGAGTCAGTCTGGTACTCAGCTTCTCAGCATTGGccctttcccagcagctccttaATGATTGCTTGTCACTCCTTGGTGAGGGCACAGGAGGCTGAG tGGGCTCTTACTTCATTGAAAGATCTGAGCAGCTGA
- the NUDT13 gene encoding NAD(P)H pyrophosphatase NUDT13, mitochondrial isoform X5: MAVVYQAVYRRTASLFCRLHSTYVRKMRYLNELKEDDTLCRQAQNSGTFFLFHNLSPFLQKVGKKYLVPQLSAAEMKRILKKFRETEQQIEKSVLIGCSDEHVPHFALDLGALDKSVIESELKGSFTDLRKALFIVDGKDSSLMASAQSLLRWHDSHQYCSKTGQPTQKNMAGSKRVCHASGITYYPQMSPVVITLVSDGSRCLLTRQPSFPKGMYTALSGFCDIGENVEEAVQREVAEEVGLEVESVWYSASQHWPFPSSSLMIACHSLVRAQEAEISMDSLELEEARWFGLEEVVEGLKRDHGSSKQDNGSFLPWFPPKQAIAHQLICEWVQQQTSQLA; the protein is encoded by the exons ATGGCTGTGGTTTATCAAGCAGTGTATAGAAGAACTGCTTCTCTCTTCTGCAGGTTACACTCTACCTATGTTAGAAAAATGAG aTACTTAAATGAGCTAAAAGAAGATGATACCCTTTGTAGACAAGCCCAGAATTCAGGaactttcttcctctttcacaATCTCTCCCCCTTCCTGCAAAAggttgggaaaaaatatttggtacCACAGCTCAGTGCAGCAG AGATGAAAAGGATCCTGAAGAAATTCAGAGAGACAGAACAGCAGATAGAGAAGTCAGTGCTGATTGGTTGTTCAGATGAGCACGTACCACACTTTGCCCTGGATTTAG gAGCCTTGGACAAATCAGTCATTGAATCTGAACTCAAGGGATCATTTACTGACTTACGAAAGGCTCTCTTCATAGTGGATGGGAAGGATTCTTCTTTGATGGCTTCG GCCCAGTCCCTTCTCCGGTGGCACGATTCCCACCAGTACTGCAGCAAAACTGGGCAGCCCACTCAGAAAAACATGGCTGGCAGCAAGCGTGTCTGCCATGCCAGTGGAATAACTTATTATCCACAG ATGTCTCCTGTGGTGATCACCTTGGTGTCTGATGGGAGCCGGTGCCTCCTCACACGACAGCCCTCATTTCCCAAGGGGATGTACACTGCTCTGTCAGGATTCTGTGACATAG GTGAAAATGTGGAGGAGGCAGTGCAGAGAGAGGTGGCAGAAGAGGTGGGCCTGGAGGTGGAGTCAGTCTGGTACTCAGCTTCTCAGCATTGGccctttcccagcagctccttaATGATTGCTTGTCACTCCTTGGTGAGGGCACAGGAGGCTGAG ATCAGTATGGACAGCCTGGAATTAGAAGAAGCCCGTTGGTTTGGCCTAGAGGAAGTTGTAGAGGGTCTCAAGAGAGACCATGGATCTTCAAAGCAAGACAATGGTAGTTTTTTACCCTGGTTCCCTCCCAAACAGGCCATTGCTCACCAGCTGATATGTGAGTGGGTTCAGCAGCAGACTTCCCAGCTGGCTTAG
- the NUDT13 gene encoding NAD(P)H pyrophosphatase NUDT13, mitochondrial isoform X1 → MAPGGAERSRLAVPLGGAGAAGSARGSGPLVLRGHRSFLPHGAQYSYLWVLVMAVVYQAVYRRTASLFCRLHSTYVRKMRYLNELKEDDTLCRQAQNSGTFFLFHNLSPFLQKVGKKYLVPQLSAAEMKRILKKFRETEQQIEKSVLIGCSDEHVPHFALDLGALDKSVIESELKGSFTDLRKALFIVDGKDSSLMASAQSLLRWHDSHQYCSKTGQPTQKNMAGSKRVCHASGITYYPQMSPVVITLVSDGSRCLLTRQPSFPKGMYTALSGFCDIGENVEEAVQREVAEEVGLEVESVWYSASQHWPFPSSSLMIACHSLVRAQEAEISMDSLELEEARWFGLEEVVEGLKRDHGSSKQDNGSFLPWFPPKQAIAHQLICEWVQQQTSQLA, encoded by the exons ATGGCTCCCGGTGGGGCAGAGCGGTCCCGCCTCGCCGTTCCGCTGGGTGGTGCGGGAGCGGCGGGGTCAGCGCGGGGCTCGGGGCCATTGGTGCTGCGGGGACACCGCTCCTTCCTCCCGCACGGAGCGCA ATACAGCTACCTGTGGGTGTTGGTTATGGCTGTGGTTTATCAAGCAGTGTATAGAAGAACTGCTTCTCTCTTCTGCAGGTTACACTCTACCTATGTTAGAAAAATGAG aTACTTAAATGAGCTAAAAGAAGATGATACCCTTTGTAGACAAGCCCAGAATTCAGGaactttcttcctctttcacaATCTCTCCCCCTTCCTGCAAAAggttgggaaaaaatatttggtacCACAGCTCAGTGCAGCAG AGATGAAAAGGATCCTGAAGAAATTCAGAGAGACAGAACAGCAGATAGAGAAGTCAGTGCTGATTGGTTGTTCAGATGAGCACGTACCACACTTTGCCCTGGATTTAG gAGCCTTGGACAAATCAGTCATTGAATCTGAACTCAAGGGATCATTTACTGACTTACGAAAGGCTCTCTTCATAGTGGATGGGAAGGATTCTTCTTTGATGGCTTCG GCCCAGTCCCTTCTCCGGTGGCACGATTCCCACCAGTACTGCAGCAAAACTGGGCAGCCCACTCAGAAAAACATGGCTGGCAGCAAGCGTGTCTGCCATGCCAGTGGAATAACTTATTATCCACAG ATGTCTCCTGTGGTGATCACCTTGGTGTCTGATGGGAGCCGGTGCCTCCTCACACGACAGCCCTCATTTCCCAAGGGGATGTACACTGCTCTGTCAGGATTCTGTGACATAG GTGAAAATGTGGAGGAGGCAGTGCAGAGAGAGGTGGCAGAAGAGGTGGGCCTGGAGGTGGAGTCAGTCTGGTACTCAGCTTCTCAGCATTGGccctttcccagcagctccttaATGATTGCTTGTCACTCCTTGGTGAGGGCACAGGAGGCTGAG ATCAGTATGGACAGCCTGGAATTAGAAGAAGCCCGTTGGTTTGGCCTAGAGGAAGTTGTAGAGGGTCTCAAGAGAGACCATGGATCTTCAAAGCAAGACAATGGTAGTTTTTTACCCTGGTTCCCTCCCAAACAGGCCATTGCTCACCAGCTGATATGTGAGTGGGTTCAGCAGCAGACTTCCCAGCTGGCTTAG
- the NUDT13 gene encoding NAD(P)H pyrophosphatase NUDT13, mitochondrial isoform X4, giving the protein MVSDRYSYLWVLVMAVVYQAVYRRTASLFCRLHSTYVRKMRYLNELKEDDTLCRQAQNSGTFFLFHNLSPFLQKVGKKYLVPQLSAAEMKRILKKFRETEQQIEKSVLIGCSDEHVPHFALDLGALDKSVIESELKGSFTDLRKALFIVDGKDSSLMASAQSLLRWHDSHQYCSKTGQPTQKNMAGSKRVCHASGITYYPQMSPVVITLVSDGSRCLLTRQPSFPKGMYTALSGFCDIGENVEEAVQREVAEEVGLEVESVWYSASQHWPFPSSSLMIACHSLVRAQEAEISMDSLELEEARWFGLEEVVEGLKRDHGSSKQDNGSFLPWFPPKQAIAHQLICEWVQQQTSQLA; this is encoded by the exons ATGGTTTCTG ACAGATACAGCTACCTGTGGGTGTTGGTTATGGCTGTGGTTTATCAAGCAGTGTATAGAAGAACTGCTTCTCTCTTCTGCAGGTTACACTCTACCTATGTTAGAAAAATGAG aTACTTAAATGAGCTAAAAGAAGATGATACCCTTTGTAGACAAGCCCAGAATTCAGGaactttcttcctctttcacaATCTCTCCCCCTTCCTGCAAAAggttgggaaaaaatatttggtacCACAGCTCAGTGCAGCAG AGATGAAAAGGATCCTGAAGAAATTCAGAGAGACAGAACAGCAGATAGAGAAGTCAGTGCTGATTGGTTGTTCAGATGAGCACGTACCACACTTTGCCCTGGATTTAG gAGCCTTGGACAAATCAGTCATTGAATCTGAACTCAAGGGATCATTTACTGACTTACGAAAGGCTCTCTTCATAGTGGATGGGAAGGATTCTTCTTTGATGGCTTCG GCCCAGTCCCTTCTCCGGTGGCACGATTCCCACCAGTACTGCAGCAAAACTGGGCAGCCCACTCAGAAAAACATGGCTGGCAGCAAGCGTGTCTGCCATGCCAGTGGAATAACTTATTATCCACAG ATGTCTCCTGTGGTGATCACCTTGGTGTCTGATGGGAGCCGGTGCCTCCTCACACGACAGCCCTCATTTCCCAAGGGGATGTACACTGCTCTGTCAGGATTCTGTGACATAG GTGAAAATGTGGAGGAGGCAGTGCAGAGAGAGGTGGCAGAAGAGGTGGGCCTGGAGGTGGAGTCAGTCTGGTACTCAGCTTCTCAGCATTGGccctttcccagcagctccttaATGATTGCTTGTCACTCCTTGGTGAGGGCACAGGAGGCTGAG ATCAGTATGGACAGCCTGGAATTAGAAGAAGCCCGTTGGTTTGGCCTAGAGGAAGTTGTAGAGGGTCTCAAGAGAGACCATGGATCTTCAAAGCAAGACAATGGTAGTTTTTTACCCTGGTTCCCTCCCAAACAGGCCATTGCTCACCAGCTGATATGTGAGTGGGTTCAGCAGCAGACTTCCCAGCTGGCTTAG
- the NUDT13 gene encoding NAD(P)H pyrophosphatase NUDT13, mitochondrial isoform X3, with protein MAVVYQAVYRRTASLFCRLHSTYVRKMRYLNELKEDDTLCRQAQNSGTFFLFHNLSPFLQKVGKKYLVPQLSAAGALDKSVIESELKGSFTDLRKALFIVDGKDSSLMASAQSLLRWHDSHQYCSKTGQPTQKNMAGSKRVCHASGITYYPQMSPVVITLVSDGSRCLLTRQPSFPKGMYTALSGFCDIGENVEEAVQREVAEEVGLEVESVWYSASQHWPFPSSSLMIACHSLVRAQEAEISMDSLELEEARWFGLEEVVEGLKRDHGSSKQDNGSFLPWFPPKQAIAHQLICEWVQQQTSQLA; from the exons ATGGCTGTGGTTTATCAAGCAGTGTATAGAAGAACTGCTTCTCTCTTCTGCAGGTTACACTCTACCTATGTTAGAAAAATGAG aTACTTAAATGAGCTAAAAGAAGATGATACCCTTTGTAGACAAGCCCAGAATTCAGGaactttcttcctctttcacaATCTCTCCCCCTTCCTGCAAAAggttgggaaaaaatatttggtacCACAGCTCAGTGCAGCAG gAGCCTTGGACAAATCAGTCATTGAATCTGAACTCAAGGGATCATTTACTGACTTACGAAAGGCTCTCTTCATAGTGGATGGGAAGGATTCTTCTTTGATGGCTTCG GCCCAGTCCCTTCTCCGGTGGCACGATTCCCACCAGTACTGCAGCAAAACTGGGCAGCCCACTCAGAAAAACATGGCTGGCAGCAAGCGTGTCTGCCATGCCAGTGGAATAACTTATTATCCACAG ATGTCTCCTGTGGTGATCACCTTGGTGTCTGATGGGAGCCGGTGCCTCCTCACACGACAGCCCTCATTTCCCAAGGGGATGTACACTGCTCTGTCAGGATTCTGTGACATAG GTGAAAATGTGGAGGAGGCAGTGCAGAGAGAGGTGGCAGAAGAGGTGGGCCTGGAGGTGGAGTCAGTCTGGTACTCAGCTTCTCAGCATTGGccctttcccagcagctccttaATGATTGCTTGTCACTCCTTGGTGAGGGCACAGGAGGCTGAG ATCAGTATGGACAGCCTGGAATTAGAAGAAGCCCGTTGGTTTGGCCTAGAGGAAGTTGTAGAGGGTCTCAAGAGAGACCATGGATCTTCAAAGCAAGACAATGGTAGTTTTTTACCCTGGTTCCCTCCCAAACAGGCCATTGCTCACCAGCTGATATGTGAGTGGGTTCAGCAGCAGACTTCCCAGCTGGCTTAG
- the NUDT13 gene encoding NAD(P)H pyrophosphatase NUDT13, mitochondrial isoform X8, whose protein sequence is MAPGGAERSRLAVPLGGAGAAGSARGSGPLVLRGHRSFLPHGAQYSYLWVLVMAVVYQAVYRRTASLFCRLHSTYVRKMRYLNELKEDDTLCRQAQNSGTFFLFHNLSPFLQKVGKKYLVPQLSAAEMKRILKKFRETEQQIEKSVLIGCSDEHVPHFALDLGALDKSVIESELKGSFTDLRKALFIVDGKDSSLMASAQSLLRWHDSHQYCSKTGQPTQKNMAGSKRVCHASGITYYPQMSPVVITLVSDGSRCLLTRQPSFPKGMYTALSGFCDIGENVEEAVQREVAEEVGLEVESVWYSASQHWPFPSSSLMIACHSLVRAQEAEANTLME, encoded by the exons ATGGCTCCCGGTGGGGCAGAGCGGTCCCGCCTCGCCGTTCCGCTGGGTGGTGCGGGAGCGGCGGGGTCAGCGCGGGGCTCGGGGCCATTGGTGCTGCGGGGACACCGCTCCTTCCTCCCGCACGGAGCGCA ATACAGCTACCTGTGGGTGTTGGTTATGGCTGTGGTTTATCAAGCAGTGTATAGAAGAACTGCTTCTCTCTTCTGCAGGTTACACTCTACCTATGTTAGAAAAATGAG aTACTTAAATGAGCTAAAAGAAGATGATACCCTTTGTAGACAAGCCCAGAATTCAGGaactttcttcctctttcacaATCTCTCCCCCTTCCTGCAAAAggttgggaaaaaatatttggtacCACAGCTCAGTGCAGCAG AGATGAAAAGGATCCTGAAGAAATTCAGAGAGACAGAACAGCAGATAGAGAAGTCAGTGCTGATTGGTTGTTCAGATGAGCACGTACCACACTTTGCCCTGGATTTAG gAGCCTTGGACAAATCAGTCATTGAATCTGAACTCAAGGGATCATTTACTGACTTACGAAAGGCTCTCTTCATAGTGGATGGGAAGGATTCTTCTTTGATGGCTTCG GCCCAGTCCCTTCTCCGGTGGCACGATTCCCACCAGTACTGCAGCAAAACTGGGCAGCCCACTCAGAAAAACATGGCTGGCAGCAAGCGTGTCTGCCATGCCAGTGGAATAACTTATTATCCACAG ATGTCTCCTGTGGTGATCACCTTGGTGTCTGATGGGAGCCGGTGCCTCCTCACACGACAGCCCTCATTTCCCAAGGGGATGTACACTGCTCTGTCAGGATTCTGTGACATAG GTGAAAATGTGGAGGAGGCAGTGCAGAGAGAGGTGGCAGAAGAGGTGGGCCTGGAGGTGGAGTCAGTCTGGTACTCAGCTTCTCAGCATTGGccctttcccagcagctccttaATGATTGCTTGTCACTCCTTGGTGAGGGCACAGGAGGCTGAG GCCAATACCCTGATGGAATAG